A genomic stretch from Anas platyrhynchos isolate ZD024472 breed Pekin duck chromosome 25, IASCAAS_PekinDuck_T2T, whole genome shotgun sequence includes:
- the NCAPD3 gene encoding condensin-2 complex subunit D3, producing the protein MRPHAPGPVPAALRPPAPPLPAAQPPPRPFPLSLPGCRPPIGRRPRGRSPLVASKAPGGGNKMAAAAEEEALRALALWRLRELPGVWVNTVWDLDFTEAEPLDPKIEREITEDGLNAFTCLYQALSPFTVVDNENRRNIWALFAENNLSQNALVAVLYHFVQAGLDKKANTQQRVYALHAAGLYFLLLEIPGSIASRMFHMLMFDKCLQILRKSWPQEPNLMRKRKKTHAASSQTNARTNRKKGKPSRNRSSNVDEMLEEEEEEDPDEVYFSTDDLLQVRKSIFLLFKNILRLLQKFSLKEKPQCLQNCLQIFVEMTNFEPVEHEFKFSATMNVNEAKYIPELAYYGLWLLCSPLHGTENKVLRCVFQRILSVILMVEGGVGSRHSVLAITSAVISARNQAIKFISSVVEELKEVAFPVLRILLQHICTKVPDKADYRTYAAQALVNLLNKLPCIEFADFIAWLYKYSHNSKISYRVFALDVALALLDVPERNSGVSLSQDQQKFLKHKFLVQVMVFGRCSDKASMVRSKALSSFARCLEMKGAAALDSIQDLLQGSYDHAVLEANTNSTSSIIGAEATSNNPLKTLPTFKTIELTGGNDTAVLDGKEVMAMLRLRAGDEKTNVRKSALQVFMNILKHKVIPCTAEDLSTLQERCRDPAVSVRKQALQSITELLVSQHDNVLVQKAWLHGVVPVVMDTENSVQEKALDCLDQVLLQHIKHYTKFQSEDQKQTLAWELLTLLTSESQELSRYMNKAFYIWSQQKKFSSTFINNVMSHVETEHAVPAWMLLAKVAGSSPKLDYSKVIESWDSVSRQQNVSTDTIGHILCVISHVAKHLPQSTCKRLIDNINCWLREFRCPLEVISPAVETLQKLCLAYADVPEKTQELLDQVYGDLVSTCESYISNIVLKEDGAEQLQEDLFVRHLFTLGEAAQLCPAKVEKRIFLLIQSILASSNQLTSSVDGEETLASQPLSQFRGSAMPPVIRAHAFITLGKLCLQHEDLAKKCIAALARELEVSHDVAVRNNVVIVMCDLCIRYTTMVDRYIPSISLCLKDPHPFIRKQTLILLTNLLQEEFVKWKDCLFFRFVSVLVDPNPDIARFGEFCLVHLLLKRNPGMFSQHFIECIFHFNSYEKHEKYNRFPQSERAKNLFSLKGKDNKEKRMHIYRFLLDHFTDEQRFNITTKISHSVLACFVDNDLPLDMEASELLSDTFAILSCKEIKLSTMRSKPDEDIQPEDDELAMANAVMQVAQKKLISQVQKKNFVENIIPIITSLKSLMEQKKIPALRDLMNYLREMMQDYRNEIKDFFAVDKQLAAELEYDMKKYEEQLGREKESDQEHASALQAEQPPSLETAVPSGGWNANAQSPVRRQPSSPRSSPTSVPSGFMTPRADVLKQPLPGRRPTSLSTLAILNSARKAVEDRSKQRSKSFGGSLSAVMFPSSTTSSKQASFRSVNQQSTGSTVSVVGRAISTPEQTINELTFGAGVSYISLTHTPGSAPEKKEAEDQPGEIICLTSPEKPPSLPREWKVESPARRKSSQRVPLRRSQRRTPLKPAN; encoded by the exons ATGCGCCCCCACGCCCCGGGCCCCGTCCCCGCGGCGCTCCgcccgccggccccgcccctccccgccgcgCAGCCTCCGCCCCGCCCCTTCCCGCTTTCCCTTCCGGGATGCCGCCCGCCCATTGgccgccggccccgcggccGCTCGCCATTGGTCGCTTCGAAGGCGCCGGGTGGCGGCaacaaaatggcggcggcggctgagGAGGAGGCGCTGCGAGCTCTGGCGCTGTGGCGGCTGCGGGAGCTGCCCGGCG TCTGGGTGAACACAGTCTGGGACCTCGATTTCACAGAGGCTGAACCTCTGGACCCCAAGATAGAAAGGGAGATCACAGAAGATGGGCTGAATGCTTTCACCTGCCTTTACCAGGCTCTCTCTCCGTTCACTGTTGTGGACAATGAGAACAGACGG AATATCTGGGCCTTGTTTGCTGAAAACAACCTCTCGCAGAACGCTCTTGTGGCTGTGTTGTACCACTTTGTCCAAGCGGGCCTGGATAAAAAAGCTAACACGCAGCAGAGGGTTTATGCTCTTCATGCAGCTGGGTTGTACTTCTTACTGCTCGAAATCCCAG GTAGTATAGCTAGCCGGATGTTCCACATGCTGATGTTTGATAAATGTCTTCAAATCCTGagaaaaagctggcctcaggAACCAAACCtgatgaggaaaagaaagaagacgCATGCTGCAAGCTCTCAGACCAATGCAAGAAcaaatagaaagaaaggaaagccaAGCAGGAACAGGAGCTCCAAC GTGGACGAGATGCtcgaagaggaggaagaagaggaccCTGACGAGGTTTACTTTTCAACTGATGATCTTCTTCAAGTTCGCAAAtcaatctttcttcttttcaaaaacATCCTAAGACTTCTACAAAAGTTCTCCCTAAAAGAAAAACCTCAGTGTTTGCAGAACTGCCTGCAG atCTTTGTTGAAATGACAAACTTTGAGCCGGTGGAACACGAGTTCAAGTTTTCAGCAACAAT GAACGTTAACGAAGCCAAATATATCCCCGAGCTGGCCTATTATGGGCTGTGGCTACTGTGCTCCCCTCTGCATGGTACCGAAAATAAG GTTCTTCGTTGTGTCTTCCAACGAATCCTCAGTGTCATTCTGATGGTGGAAGGTGGTGTAGGTTCCAGACACTCAGTTCTTGCAATCACATCAGCTGTGATCAGTGCCAGGAATCAGGCTATAAAATTCATCAG TTCTGTAGTAGAGGAGCTGAAAGAAGTTGCCTTTCCTGTTCTTCGAATATTACTGCAACATATCTGCACCAAG GTCCCAGATAAGGCTGATTATCGCACATATGCTGCACAGGCCTTGGTGAATTTGCTGAATAAACTGCCTTGTATAGAGTTTGCTGACTTCATTGCTTGGCTTTATAAATACTCACACAACAGTAAA atttCCTACAGAGTGTTTGCTCTTGATGTAGCTTTAGCTCTGTTGGATGTGCCAGAGAGAAACTCAGGTGTCTCCTTGTCACAGGATCAGCAGAAGTTTCTAAAGCACAAGTTTTTAGTACAGGTCATGGTGTTTGGCCGGTGTTCGGACAAAGCATCCATGGTCCGTAGCAAAGCTTTAAGCAGTTTTGCCCGCTGTCTGGAAATGAAAGGTGCTGCTGCCTTGGATAGTATACAGGATTTATTACAAGGCT CCTATGACCATGCAGTCTTGGAAGCAAACACAAACAGTACGAGTTCGATCATCGGTGCAGAAG CTACATCCAACAATCCATTGAAGACCCTGCCGACTTTCAAAACTATTGAGCTGACAGGCGGCAACGATACTGCTGTGCTTGATG GAAAGGAAGTCATGGCCATGCTCAGACTGCGAGCTGGGGATGAGAAAACCAATGTGAGGAAATCTGCTCTCCAG GTCTTTATGAACATCCTGAAACACAAAGTGATCCCTTGTACTGCAGAAGATTTGTCCACTCTTCAGGAGCGTTGCCGGGACCCTGCAGTTTCTGTGCGGAAGCAGGCCTTGCAGTCTATAACAGAGCTCCTTGTg TCTCAGCACGATAACGTCCTGGTGCAGAAGGCCTGGTTACACGGAGTTGTGCCTGTTGTGATGGACACTGAAAACTCTGTTCAAGAAAAGGCCTTGGATTGCCTTGACCAGGTCTTGTTGCAGCATATAAAGCATTATACGAAATTCCAGAGCGAAGATCAAAAGCAGACTCTAGCGTGGGAGCTCCTTACCCTCTTGACTTCAGAGAGCCAGGAGCTGAG CCGTTACATGAACAAAGCCTTTTACATTTGGTCCCAGCAGAAAAAATTCTCTTCCACTTTCATCAATAACGTGATGTCTCATGTGGAAACGGAGCATGCTGTGCCAGCTTGGATGTTGCTTGCTAAGGTGGCAGGTTCTTCACCCAAGCTGGATTACTCCAAGGTCATTGAATCCTGGGACAGTGTCAGCAG GCAGCAGAACGTGAGCACTGACACTATAGGACATATACTGTGTGTCATCAGTCATGTCGCAAAGCACCTCCCTCAGAGCACCTGCAAGAGGCTGATTG ATAACATCAATTGCTGGCTGAGAGAGTTTCGATGTCCCCTGGAGGTGATTAGCCCAGCTGTAGAaactctgcagaagctctgccTTGCGTATGCAGATGTACCAGAGAAGACACAG GAGCTGCTCGACCAGGTGTATGGAGACTTAGTATCCACCTGTGAAAGTTATATTTCGAATATAGTCCTCAAAGAAGATGGAGCAGAGCAATTACAAGAAGATCTCTTT GTGAGACACCTCTTCACCTTGGGTGAGGCTGCACAGCTGTGTCCAGCCAAAGTGGAGAAACGCATCTTTCTTTTGATTCAGTCCATTTTGGCTTCTTCTAACCAAT TGACAAGCTCTGTAGATGGTGAGGAAACTCTAGCTTCTCAGCCACTGTCCCAATTTAGAGGATCAGCTATGCCTCCAGTGATCAGAGCTCATGCATTCATTACTCTAG GTAAATTGTGTTTGCAACATGAAGATCTGGCAAAGAAATGCATTGCAGCTCTAGCTCGAGAACTGGAGGTGTCGCATGATGTGGCTGTTCGCAATAACGTCGTCATCGTTATGTGCGACCTGTGCATCCGCTACACCACCATGGTGGACAGATACATTCCCAGCATCTCCTTGTGTCTGAAAGACCCGCATCCCTTCATCCGTAAGCAGACGCTGATCCTGCTTACCAACCTTCTGCAG GAAGAGTTTGTGAAATGGAAAGACTGTCTCTTCTTCCGTTTTGTCAGCGTCTTGGTGGATCCAAATCCAGATATTGCCAG gtttGGAGAGTTCTGCTTGGTGCATCTCTTACTGAAGAGGAATCCAGGAATGTTCTCCCAACACTTCATTGAATGCATCTTCCATTTCAATAGCTATGAGAAACACGAGAAGTACAACAGGTTTCCCCAGAGCGAGCG GGCAAAGAATCTCTTCTCtctgaaaggaaaagataacaaagaaaaaaggatgcACATCTACAGGTTCCTCCTGGACCATTTTACAGATGAGCAGAGGTTCAACATTACAACAAAGATCAGCCACAGTGTCCTAG CGTGCTTTGTGGATAACGATCTTCCGTTGGACATGGAAGCCAGTGAGCTGCTCTCAGATACATTTGCAATCCTTAGCTGCAAAGAAATCAAGCTATCAACTATGAGATCAAAACCTGATGAGGACATTCAGCCTGAAGACGATGAATTGGCAATGGCCAATGCTGTCATGCAAGTAGCACAAAAAAAGCTCATTTCACAG GTTCAAAAGAAGAACTTCGTAGAAAACATCATTCCAATAATCACATCACTGAAGTCTTTGATGGAGCAGAAGAAGATCCCAGCTCTTCGGGACCTTATGAACTACCTACGG GAAATGATGCAAGATTACCGAAATGAAATCAAAGACTTCTTTGCTGTGGACAAGCAGCTGGCAGCCGAGCTGGAGTACGATATGAAGAAATACGAAgagcagctgggcagggagaAGGAGTCAGACCAAGAGCATGCCTCAGCATTGCAGGCAGAG CAACCTCCATCTTTGGAGACAGCTGTTCCTTCTGGTGGCTGGAATGCTAATGCCCAGTCCCCTGTTAGGAGACAGCCCTCATCCCCTCGATCGAGTCCTACCTCTGTGCCTTCTGGATTTATGACACCTAGAGCTGATGTTCTGAAACAACCATTGCCTGGTCGCAG GCCAACATCTTTGAGCACGCTTGCCATCCTGAACTCTGCCCGGAAAGCAGTGGAGGACAGAAGCAAGCAACGCAGCAAGAGCTTCGGGGGAAGTTTATCAGCTGTGATGTTTCCATCGAGCACAACTAGCAGCAAGCAAG CATCTTTTCGAAGTGTGAATCAACAGTCTACTGGATCAACCGTTTCTGTGGTGGGCCGTGCAATCAGCACACCAGAAC agaccATTAATGAGTTGACTTTTGGTGCTGGGGTCAGTTACATCAGCTTGACGCACACACCTGGTTCGGCTCCAG agaagaaagaggCTGAGGACCAGCCAGGAGAGATTATCTGTTTGACATCACCAGAGAAACC ACCATCCCTGCCACGGGAGTGGAAAGTAGAGTCTCCagcaaggaggaaaagcagTCAGCGTGTCCCTCTGAGACGGTCCCAGCGGAGAACTCCTCTGAAACCAGCCAACTGA
- the VPS26B gene encoding vacuolar protein sorting-associated protein 26B, which produces MSFFGFGQSAELELVLSDGESRRRVEHKTEEGKKEKYFLFYDGETVAGRVILTLKHPNKRLEHQGIKVEFIGQIELYYDRGNHHEFVSLVKDLARPGEFTQSQTFDFEFTHVEKPYESYTGQNVKLRYFLRATVSRRLNDVVKEMDIVVHTLSTYPELNSSIKMEVGIEDCLHIEFEYNKSKYHLKDVIVGKIYFLLVRIKIKHMEIDIIKRETTGTGPNVYHENDTIAKYEIMDGAPVRGESIPIRLFLAGYELTPTMRDINKKFSVRYYLNLVLIDEEERRYFKQQEVVLWRKGDIVRKSMSHQAAIASQRFEGTSSHTEAKTPSQPAENNGRQ; this is translated from the exons ATGAGCTTCTTCGGGTTCGGGCAGAGCGCCGAGCTGGAGCTGGTGCTGAGCGACGGCGAGAGCCGGCGGCGAGTGGAGCACAAGACGGAGGAAGGCAAGAAGGAGAAATATTTCCTCTTCTACGACGGGGAGACCGTGGCCGGCAGGGTCATCCTCACCCTCAAGCACCCCAACAAGCGGCTGGAGCACCAGGGCATCAAGGTGGAGTTCATCGGGCAGATCG AACTCTACTATGACCGAGGAAACCACCACGAGTTTGTGTCTCTGGTGAAGGACCTGGCCCGTCCCGGTGAATTCACTCAGTCACAGACATTCGACTTTGAATTCACACATGTGGAAAAACCTTATGAGTCCTACACGGGGCAGAACGTGAAGTTACG GTATTTCCTCCGAGCGACCGTCAGCCGCAGGCTGAACGATGTGGTGAAGGAGATGGACATCGTCGTGCACACTCTGAGCACCTACCCGGAGCTCAACTCCTCAATTAAGATGGAGGTGGGGATTGAGGACTGCCTGCACATCGAGTTCGAGTACAACAAGTCCAA GTATCATTTAAAAGATGTGATTGTCGGTAAGATCTACTTCCTGCTAGTGCGGATCAAGATCAAACACATGGAGATAGATATCATCAAGAGAGAAACAACAGGGACTGGACCCAACGTGTATCATGAGAATGACACAATAGCTAAATATGAGATCATGGACGGGGCACCTGTGAGAG GGGAGTCCATTCCCATCAGGCTCTTTCTGGCTGGCTACGAGCTGACTCCAACGATGAGGGACATCAATAAGAAGTTCTCCGTGCGTTATTACCTCAACCTGGTGCTGATCGATGAGGAAGAGAGGCGCTACTTTAAACAGCAG GAGGTGGTGCTGTGGCGGAAAGGAGACATAGTGAGGAAGAGCATGTCCCACCAAGCGGCCATCGCCTCCCAGCGCTTTGAGGGGACGTCCTCCCACACGGAGGCCAAGACCCCCAGCCAGCCTGCAGAGAACAACGGCCGGCAGTGA